The following are encoded together in the Brassica napus cultivar Da-Ae chromosome A9, Da-Ae, whole genome shotgun sequence genome:
- the LOC106421128 gene encoding high mobility group nucleosome-binding domain-containing protein 5-like: MDDGFALRDETIRLLAVRVKELEQDKIQRESWPFQFGEAETGYASGGRRRDKDGDEEAKMHGDKEGDEETEMNGDKEGDKETEKHGDKEGDEEAEKQCLDDYEEAEKDGDKQIEAEAEKDGDEAEAEKDEEKQIEAEAEKDGDEVDAEKDGEKQIGAEAEKLMQDTEERFDDDGDEQSTLQIMADTADRFEKAAAEKAAADKTNEVVDDDDALEKEGEVGVYVALEEAASVGVDDALEEAASVGVDEMPKRVSKRSHLLRSPFTPN, encoded by the exons ATGGACGATGGATTTGCATTGAGAGACGAAACAATTCGTCTTCTAGCAGTAAGAGTGAAGGAGTTGGAACAAGACAAGATTCAGAGAGAAAGTTGGCCATTCCAGTTTGGTGAAGCTGAAACCGGATATGCTTCCGgagggagaagaagagataaGGATGGTGATGAAGAGGCTAAGATGCATGGTGATAAGGAGGGTGATGAAGAGACTGAGATGAATGGTGATAAGGAGGGTGATAAAGAGACTGAGAAGCATGGTGATAAGGAGGGTGATGAAGAGGCTGAGAAGCAGTGTTTGGATGATTATGAGG AGGCTGAGAAGGATGGTGACAAACAGATTGAGGCAGAGGCTGAGAAGGATGGTGATGAGGCAGAGgctgagaaagatgaagagaaaCAGATAGAGGCAGAGGCTGAGAAGGATGGTGATGAGGTAGATGCTGAGAAAGATGGTGAGAAACAGATTGGGGCAGAGGCTGAGAAgttgatgcaag ATACTGAAGAGAGATTtgatgatgatggagatgaGCAATCTACACTTCAAATTATGGCAGACACTGCAGATAGATTTGAGAAGGCTGCTGCGGAAAAAGCTGCTGCGGACAAGACCAATGAGGttgtagatgatgatgatgctttggagaaggaAGGTGAGGTTGGAGTTTATGTTGCTTTAGAGGAGGCAGCTTCGGTTGGAGTTGATGATGCTTTAGAGGAGGCAGCTTCGGTTGGAGTTGATGAGATGCCAAAGAGGGTGTCCAAGCGTTCTCATTTGTTGAGGTCTCCTTTTACGCCAAACTGA